GCTATCGTAAAGCTATACgaaattaatctattttaaaatcGCTAACatattcaaatgtttaaatttgttcgTTTTAACTGTATgcgtataagtattataaactataatattaaataatgataaacataataatggATAGCCTGCGCCCTGCGAATATAATCAGAATCCACAGTATATTATGACAACTGCCAACTGGTGTACATGCACTGAGTAGTAATACTATATTCCGATATTTTACTCGTTATAAaacaagaaaaacgattatgaaaCGTGTCATCTCAAATTGACAGACAATAATTGTCATACGTGTATTAAAATCTCTGTAGTACCTATAagacaattgttttttattggtGGTTAGCTCTATGGCTCTATGTATTAATTCCGACGTCGATCGTTGTTTTATGGCacttattgtttaatgttcATACAAGGTACACATTTCAAAATCTATAGCGGAATACGTTATACACGTATAtgcgcatataatatacagaaatatCTACTTTTTACTATTGAtatctatattttgtacttaataaaaactacaTTATGATGCGTAAAATATTCCGGTTGTACTTACCAGAACCTACAACCAATgagtaagttacttttaaaaaataattaatttacattactcgttactttattaatttctctagtaaaattttaatgaaattactttacttttctaTCTAAAAAGTAACAACGTTGTTACCTCCACGGCCccacattacaaaaaaaaataaacagttctaacaatattataaacatattattgtacaaaaattattaatattcaactaacaaaatatatttacatataaaaatagaataacaTCAGTCCACCCGACCTGTTTATAGGAAAcctattatgttttttgaaaaagattaattacaaatataacttatattattttattaattatcttttgttgtaatttacgtgtggtttaaactattaaaaactgaattgtgacgatttcaaattaaatataatatatattttacattaatttgtatacccAATACTCGCATTATATAGAcacattatctatatattattattattattattattattttaaaattcacaatacTCATAACAAGTTGAAACTTTAACACGTTGTATTATaggaatattaattatcaaaagaAATGCTCATTACATTTTCGTTCATAGAAACAATTCTAACGAAATTACTTAACGCGTTACTCTCGTTACATTACTACCCAACACTAGGTTacaacctatataaatatataataatattatggtggatGCGTATATTCTATGTATAAAGAATAAAGACATTtagctatacctactatattgtataggttGCTTGAAATTGTGTcgcttatttttataaatccaaaaataaataatgtaatttaaataatctttacttacgtttaaataaataggtacaaatgtTCATCAAACGGGGTACCTATAACACAGACTAATGGCTCGACACTTCCGCTTGTACCAGGTTCAAGCAAAGATGCCGAATTCGGTGGCTACAATCCATTCGACCACCGGACGGTCCAATACCCAACtacgtaattaaataaaaattgttaaaaattatcgtACCAAAACTTAGAATCGTTAACTTTCAGGGATATGGAAACATTTATACATCTGCTCAAAGGTAGTCTGGGCTCAGGTATATTGGCTATGCCTTTGGCTTTTATGAACGCTGGACTAATATTTGGGCTCATAGCAACCGCTACAATTGGATTCGTTTGTACATATTGTGTCCATATACTGgtaagatttaatttaattgatgataggtattaattattaacactaACAAGATTAGTTTGGCGATAAATATACATggctacataaatatttttgtatttttaggtAAAATCTTCTCATAAATTGTGCCGTAGAATGCAAGTACCAGCATTAGGATTTGCCGATGTTGCAGAAGTTGCCTTCCTCGCTGGACCACCAGCCTTCCAAAAATTTTCCGGTCTCTTCaggtacaaaattaatatgttaaataatatatattccttattatgtaatttttagttAGAGGTGGCTTACCAAAGTTTACTGTAGGTTAGTTTAATCTAACCTATCTGCCTCCTGCTCGGTAGAACGCACCAAAAATAAGTTCATAAAGTACCTACTGGTCCTACTGCGTAAATTGTTggaatatgattattattactgttaagtAGTGTTAAcacactattataaaaataatttctattgatCGCGTCTCATAACttttatgcatttaatataatatcacagtaATTCCAActataaattgcatttaaatatattttatttttagtaacttACTGTATGCTGGTTAaactttttcttaaaattatttttgtggttttttaatatggacATTTTATATGGATTCTAAAAAACCTTATGATAAGGCCATGACTTACTTATGATAGGCCTTCATGAACTTATTTGGGTTAAGTCCCACGTgtgattaacataatatgacaaaCTTTTGTGTGatgtatttttaagtaggtatcttAGTCTAATTGTCTTATCATATATTGATATTGACCATACAAATATTGTCCTATATCTATAACTACTTTTCGTGGATTTTTCAGAGGCCTCGTTAACACGTTCCTAACCATTGATTTGCTTGGTTGCTGTtgtgtttatattgtttttgttgcaaaaaatattaaacaggtaaattataaaatattatacatttctttatatttattttataacagttattaagatttaagatgtTATTACAAAGTAGTATTCATAAACTATTAagagaaatattttcaattcacAAACTCAAGTAAAAttggttaataataatgtatactttatactctccttttaaaaatgaacaccaacctttgttcaatttttttattattactttgaaaacaaacaataaatggAATTAAATCTTGTTTTGTATAatccttattaattaatttatgttttattttcaagcaagatgaggagtttgaaataaattgtgatattttttgtacttattactcgcttgaaaattaaaatattgtaaaaacccatgtgaaaacaaacataatgttcttatctttaagtttgataatgggtcagttaattttattattaaagcttACTAGTACTACACACAATTAACATGCTGACACTGAACAAAAATTTGCTTTGTTGAAAgtttataagacggagacaacaaagaCAACTCTTAAGctcctattaaaatatttcagaatatttgtatagttaaattaggtacatatttaaaatagttattgttgtataaatacCTAGGCATTATTGTGATGGTAATATACGTAAATCTGTCTATTTAGATAGTATAATAGTAGATTATATGaatgtattagaaaaatatcCATTTAAAAGAATTGGGTTACTCCACTTTACAGTCAATTTTTACTTCTTGAACTTTTTAGTTTGCATAAGTTTTTAACGTTTAACATCTATTTTTTGATTTCAGGTTATGGATGAATATGTTTTAGATATAAATGTTAGATGGTACATGTTGATGATGTTGCCATTGGTGATCGCTATGAATTTAATACGTAATTTGAAGTATCTGGCTCCATTATCAATGGTTGCAAACTTTTTGGTTGGTACTTGCATGACCATTACATTCTGGTACGTGTTTCAAGACTTGCCACCCATGAAATCTGCACCTTTCATTACGGATTGGCACAAATGGCCACTCTTCTTTGGCACTGCCATCTTTGCATTGGAAGGGATTGGTGTTGTgagtttttatcatattttaaaaacatatttttttaaattatttagaataatttctcaagaaatatattttgtcattttaattattaataacaataataattatacaatattgtaatttacttCCATctgaataattacattataatacaaatgagaaaatatattattttttgcaacATTTGCACAAGAAGAAGTTAAGTACTTAAATTACCTTttaaattaagaggacgttCACACCCACATGacgtgttgtctctgtcttacacacgtgcAACTTAGATGAAACGCGTTTACACAGTCTGAGTAGAACTCGTTCCATGttagttttaaagttaaaatacctattataaaattgaattgtaacaatattCCTGAGGGCAAGttgttgcattttttttcattatatcgtttagaaatagaaaaaatttcaactttttaaaaatacctttaaattattaatatttaatttttttttttttaaacgtaacAACTTATCCtcaaaaatattgtcacaattcaattttataataggtatttttagtcTAGAACCGAAATTGAGCGAGCtctactaataacaataatacaatatataatgactatatatctgataatttatttaggtaatgCCATTGGAAAACAACATGAAAACACCACAACATTTTATTGGTTGTCCTAGCGTGCTGAATATTGGCATGGCTATTGTTGTGCTTTTGTACTCTACTGTTGGAATGTTTGGCTTCCTCAAGTATGGTGATAAGACTGAGGGCAGCATTACTCTGAATTTACCGAAAGATGAAttgtaagttattaaaattctgtATTAATGAATCCGtcaacaaattatttcaataatatttgtatcatggatataaataaatattaactggTTACCATTCTTAATTGCAGATTGGCACAGTCTGTAAAGGTCATGATAGCCGTGGCCATTTTCCTTACATACAGTCTTCAGTTTTATGTACCCTTTGAGATCATCTGGAAAGGCTCCAAGCACCGGTTTACATCACACCCTGTTCTTTTTGAATATTTGCTCAGAGTGTTGCTGGTCGTGGGTACGGGTAAGTCATTCACTCtgtgtaaataattaacttacctattaatactattatagagtTGTGAATTTACatggatattttaaaaatatataattaatgagtAATCACTAATGACATGTGATATTAGTTACATTTTGAGTGAGATATTTCCTGCTATTATGGACatcagttattatatttatttacttaatattatgtaggacgAGGtccaatttataattcaaaataaaaataaaacaataaaataacaagagtgtaaataacaatttagaagaaaaaaaaataataatcaagtcAAACAAAGAAAAATCAGACCACTATTAAAACACTATTcccaaaaaaacatttaaatatttatatctgatcatagaatatagtataattgtaaGTATCATgaggaatataaaatatgtatgatatgtaatattaagTTGATCAagcctaataaaaaaaagtcatatgttactcatttaaataaaaatccaggaaaatacaaattatttgacCAGGTatcttgtttattttattctagttTTGGTTGCAATTGCTTGTCCTAACCTGGGCCCGGTCATATCGCTCGTCGGAGCATTATGTCTGTCATTTTTGGGTCTAATCTTGCCGAGCTGCATCGATCTAGTTACATGCTGGGAAGAACCTGGATTGGGTAGAGGATACTGGCGTCTGTGGAAAAACATGGTCATCATAATGTTTGGCATTTTGGGATTGGTTACCGGCGTTTACTCAAGTATGCTTGACATCATCGTAACGTTCAATCAGTGAGCGTGCGCGCAAGTAATGATTTCAATTACAAAAGGACGGCAGCGATACAACTCTCATACAGACAGAACAGCAATATTAGCGTTGTCAATTACAGCTATTAGTGTccagtaaaattgtttttaaacaaaaaaacgacaataaatattttgtactgatTAACTAGGGTGCAacagtgaattttgaaaaaaatataaaaacaaaatcatggATTTTAGATATTAGTCTTTTATCTTTGGTCATCAGTttttgagtattatattattatattatacggtgtTCCTAGAGCGGccttgtaaatataataataaaataacagactaacaaaaatttaagtaaaaaattgaaatattcttGTTGCTCAATATTTGTTTCCGTTTGTAGTACTTCATGATTTCTATGAGTGTTATTTGCTCGTAATGGGATATTTTGGGTCCGATcaatatttccttattttatttgaatattccataaattatcataaaaagtaattcattattaacccacatttaaattatctttactATAGTAGTACTATTATTTTTCTGATACTATATCGTATATACCATAAGACATtaagtattttagttatttttatttatatgcaattttttttatacatatattattttattcttcactgtcttaaaaatatataatattgtttttacgtGTCTAATgctgataaacaaataaatttctgtccatttattataataaatatttgtttgaccaataatgttataacatttttgattgttactgtgaaattataactgtgtttattataaacagatttgcataaaatataaatgtattaatattacaataatcagATACCTATTAGATAAATGAAGATTTATAGTTTGACTGgagtaatatttgaaatattacttTCTACCAAACTATAACTTATCACTTTTCTTTTTACTTTGGACTATTTTTGATATAGTTGATTAgtcattttatacatacatacaatataggctttactaaaaacaaacaattcttgaaaaaaaatgcCATTTTTTATCTAACTGATTACATGTCTTAGTCTAATTGggcaataactatattattgaaGATGAGTGTAATCAACTTGCTATTATTGTtcttcaattaataatttaactaagaaaattacaaattaactaACACATTTTATTCACGGGTAagttcatataataaaaaatatttttaaaaaaatgaatagattTTTGAGCTAATGATGCAAAATGTAGTTCTCTAATTTAGTACT
This is a stretch of genomic DNA from Acyrthosiphon pisum isolate AL4f chromosome A3, pea_aphid_22Mar2018_4r6ur, whole genome shotgun sequence. It encodes these proteins:
- the LOC100159667 gene encoding uncharacterized protein LOC100159667, with the protein product MSHHFAGAGDVGVPLKSTGSMRPIITELDNNKRGSIRTDVADLVMVKYKCSSNGVPITQTNGSTLPLVPGSSKDAEFGGYNPFDHRTVQYPTTDMETFIHLLKGSLGSGILAMPLAFMNAGLIFGLIATATIGFVCTYCVHILVKSSHKLCRRMQVPALGFADVAEVAFLAGPPAFQKFSGLFRGLVNTFLTIDLLGCCCVYIVFVAKNIKQVMDEYVLDINVRWYMLMMLPLVIAMNLIRNLKYLAPLSMVANFLVGTCMTITFWYVFQDLPPMKSAPFITDWHKWPLFFGTAIFALEGIGVVMPLENNMKTPQHFIGCPSVLNIGMAIVVLLYSTVGMFGFLKYGDKTEGSITLNLPKDELLAQSVKVMIAVAIFLTYSLQFYVPFEIIWKGSKHRFTSHPVLFEYLLRVLLVVGTVLVAIACPNLGPVISLVGALCLSFLGLILPSCIDLVTCWEEPGLGRGYWRLWKNMVIIMFGILGLVTGVYSSMLDIIVTFNQ
- the LOC100159667 gene encoding uncharacterized protein LOC100159667 isoform X1 — its product is MSHHFAGAGDVGVPLKSTVGVGIPVSAEDIILQTFDNDERKLQVCGSMRPIITELDNNKRGSIRTDVADLVMVKYKCSSNGVPITQTNGSTLPLVPGSSKDAEFGGYNPFDHRTVQYPTTDMETFIHLLKGSLGSGILAMPLAFMNAGLIFGLIATATIGFVCTYCVHILVKSSHKLCRRMQVPALGFADVAEVAFLAGPPAFQKFSGLFRGLVNTFLTIDLLGCCCVYIVFVAKNIKQVMDEYVLDINVRWYMLMMLPLVIAMNLIRNLKYLAPLSMVANFLVGTCMTITFWYVFQDLPPMKSAPFITDWHKWPLFFGTAIFALEGIGVVMPLENNMKTPQHFIGCPSVLNIGMAIVVLLYSTVGMFGFLKYGDKTEGSITLNLPKDELLAQSVKVMIAVAIFLTYSLQFYVPFEIIWKGSKHRFTSHPVLFEYLLRVLLVVGTVLVAIACPNLGPVISLVGALCLSFLGLILPSCIDLVTCWEEPGLGRGYWRLWKNMVIIMFGILGLVTGVYSSMLDIIVTFNQ
- the LOC100159667 gene encoding uncharacterized protein LOC100159667 isoform X3, with the protein product MSPCNFKYCYSLLNVLRKVCYITSSYSLITIGSMRPIITELDNNKRGSIRTDVADLVMVKYKCSSNGVPITQTNGSTLPLVPGSSKDAEFGGYNPFDHRTVQYPTTDMETFIHLLKGSLGSGILAMPLAFMNAGLIFGLIATATIGFVCTYCVHILVKSSHKLCRRMQVPALGFADVAEVAFLAGPPAFQKFSGLFRGLVNTFLTIDLLGCCCVYIVFVAKNIKQVMDEYVLDINVRWYMLMMLPLVIAMNLIRNLKYLAPLSMVANFLVGTCMTITFWYVFQDLPPMKSAPFITDWHKWPLFFGTAIFALEGIGVVMPLENNMKTPQHFIGCPSVLNIGMAIVVLLYSTVGMFGFLKYGDKTEGSITLNLPKDELLAQSVKVMIAVAIFLTYSLQFYVPFEIIWKGSKHRFTSHPVLFEYLLRVLLVVGTVLVAIACPNLGPVISLVGALCLSFLGLILPSCIDLVTCWEEPGLGRGYWRLWKNMVIIMFGILGLVTGVYSSMLDIIVTFNQ
- the LOC100159667 gene encoding uncharacterized protein LOC100159667 isoform X4, with the translated sequence MRRYRGSMRPIITELDNNKRGSIRTDVADLVMVKYKCSSNGVPITQTNGSTLPLVPGSSKDAEFGGYNPFDHRTVQYPTTDMETFIHLLKGSLGSGILAMPLAFMNAGLIFGLIATATIGFVCTYCVHILVKSSHKLCRRMQVPALGFADVAEVAFLAGPPAFQKFSGLFRGLVNTFLTIDLLGCCCVYIVFVAKNIKQVMDEYVLDINVRWYMLMMLPLVIAMNLIRNLKYLAPLSMVANFLVGTCMTITFWYVFQDLPPMKSAPFITDWHKWPLFFGTAIFALEGIGVVMPLENNMKTPQHFIGCPSVLNIGMAIVVLLYSTVGMFGFLKYGDKTEGSITLNLPKDELLAQSVKVMIAVAIFLTYSLQFYVPFEIIWKGSKHRFTSHPVLFEYLLRVLLVVGTVLVAIACPNLGPVISLVGALCLSFLGLILPSCIDLVTCWEEPGLGRGYWRLWKNMVIIMFGILGLVTGVYSSMLDIIVTFNQ
- the LOC100159667 gene encoding uncharacterized protein LOC100159667 isoform X2 — its product is MSHHFAGAGDVGVPLKSTVGVGIPVSAEDIILQTFDNDERKLQGSMRPIITELDNNKRGSIRTDVADLVMVKYKCSSNGVPITQTNGSTLPLVPGSSKDAEFGGYNPFDHRTVQYPTTDMETFIHLLKGSLGSGILAMPLAFMNAGLIFGLIATATIGFVCTYCVHILVKSSHKLCRRMQVPALGFADVAEVAFLAGPPAFQKFSGLFRGLVNTFLTIDLLGCCCVYIVFVAKNIKQVMDEYVLDINVRWYMLMMLPLVIAMNLIRNLKYLAPLSMVANFLVGTCMTITFWYVFQDLPPMKSAPFITDWHKWPLFFGTAIFALEGIGVVMPLENNMKTPQHFIGCPSVLNIGMAIVVLLYSTVGMFGFLKYGDKTEGSITLNLPKDELLAQSVKVMIAVAIFLTYSLQFYVPFEIIWKGSKHRFTSHPVLFEYLLRVLLVVGTVLVAIACPNLGPVISLVGALCLSFLGLILPSCIDLVTCWEEPGLGRGYWRLWKNMVIIMFGILGLVTGVYSSMLDIIVTFNQ